Proteins encoded within one genomic window of Brachybacterium avium:
- a CDS encoding UDP-N-acetylmuramoyl-tripeptide--D-alanyl-D-alanine ligase: MLQTTAREIADLTGGALVGGATGDEIVTGTAAIDSRDVGPGDLFAAFDGEHVDGHDYLGAARDAGAALALVATDHDIPAVQVDDVRAALSALARAQLTRARRQNPQLVVLAVTGSAGKTGTKDLLGAILGASGPTVAPVGSLNNELGLPLTVLRLSAETRFLVLEMGARGIGHIAQLTAIARPDIALVLNVGSAHLGEFGGVDAIAQAKGELVEALAPHGRAILNAEDRLVAGMAPRSAAPVVTWGFTTGDVRGAGLRLDEQARVSFSLEVPEGLTTLDGDAVSPGSFPVSPDLLGEHQAANVLAALTAALVAGVEPAAAAATLEGATLASAQRMQALRAGGVLIIDDAYNANPDSMKQALKTLAHLGRSHRTVAVLGEMLELGPDSVRLHDEIGRLVVRLNIGQLYVVGTGAAPIHHGASLEGSFGGESEHLDTVDEAIAVLEQTVRPGDAVLLKSSRDAELRRIAGPLVEHLERLDDHDQSQTGADQ, encoded by the coding sequence ATGCTCCAGACCACGGCACGGGAGATCGCCGACCTCACCGGCGGCGCACTGGTGGGAGGCGCCACCGGGGACGAGATCGTCACCGGAACCGCCGCCATCGATTCTCGCGACGTCGGCCCCGGTGATCTGTTCGCCGCCTTCGACGGCGAGCACGTCGATGGCCACGACTACCTCGGCGCCGCCCGGGACGCCGGAGCCGCGCTCGCCCTGGTGGCCACGGACCACGACATCCCGGCAGTGCAGGTCGACGACGTCCGAGCGGCGCTGTCCGCACTGGCTCGTGCCCAGCTCACCCGAGCCCGGCGGCAGAATCCGCAGCTGGTGGTCCTCGCTGTCACCGGCAGCGCCGGCAAGACCGGCACCAAGGATCTGCTGGGGGCGATCCTCGGCGCCTCCGGCCCCACTGTGGCTCCCGTCGGCAGCCTCAACAACGAGCTCGGCCTGCCGCTGACCGTGCTGCGGCTGAGCGCCGAGACCCGGTTCCTGGTGCTCGAGATGGGGGCGCGCGGCATCGGCCACATCGCCCAGCTCACCGCGATCGCCCGCCCGGATATCGCGCTGGTGCTGAACGTCGGCTCTGCCCATCTCGGCGAGTTCGGCGGGGTCGACGCCATCGCGCAGGCCAAGGGCGAGCTCGTCGAAGCCCTTGCGCCCCACGGCCGGGCGATCCTGAACGCGGAGGACAGGCTTGTCGCAGGGATGGCCCCGCGCTCCGCCGCTCCGGTCGTCACCTGGGGATTCACCACCGGGGACGTCCGCGGTGCCGGCCTCCGCCTCGACGAGCAGGCGCGGGTGAGCTTCTCGCTCGAGGTGCCCGAGGGGCTCACCACCCTGGACGGCGATGCCGTGAGCCCGGGAAGCTTCCCGGTCAGTCCCGATCTGCTGGGCGAGCACCAGGCCGCCAACGTGCTGGCAGCGCTCACCGCAGCCCTGGTCGCCGGGGTGGAGCCGGCTGCGGCCGCCGCGACCCTCGAGGGGGCCACCCTTGCCTCCGCGCAGCGGATGCAGGCCCTGCGCGCCGGCGGAGTGCTCATCATCGACGACGCCTACAACGCCAACCCGGATTCCATGAAGCAGGCGCTGAAGACGCTTGCCCACCTCGGCCGCAGCCACCGCACCGTCGCCGTGCTCGGTGAGATGCTGGAGCTGGGGCCCGACAGCGTGCGGCTCCACGACGAGATCGGGCGACTCGTGGTGCGTCTGAACATCGGCCAGCTGTACGTGGTGGGCACCGGCGCCGCCCCCATCCACCACGGGGCCAGCCTCGAGGGGAGCTTCGGCGGGGAGTCCGAGCACCTCGACACCGTCGACGAGGCGATCGCCGTGCTGGAGCAGACCGTGCGGCCCGGCGACGCGGTGCTGCTGAAGTCCTCCCGCGACGCCGAGCTGCGGCGCATCGCGGGCCCCCTCGTCGAGCATCTCGAGCGTCTCGATGACCACGACCAGTCGCAGACAGGAGCCGACCAGTGA
- the mraY gene encoding phospho-N-acetylmuramoyl-pentapeptide-transferase, with the protein MIAIIISGAIALVLSIFGTPLFIKALERRGYGQFIRDDGPTTHATKRGTPTMGGVAIILAVLAAYFLTHLVLWTSPSVSVLLVLFLAVGLGIVGFLDDYLKISQQDSTGLRPRYKLLGQFLVATAFAVMALLFPDENGLTPASLHISFVRDVPWLDLAFLGTVVGFLLFAIWANFLVAAWSNGVNLTDGLDGLASGATIIFTAAYLIISFWQWRQVCNVDLDAGGLVHCYDARDPLDTAVLCAAIIGACVGFLWWNTSPAKIFMGDTGSLALGGAIAGLTIISRTEIVGAVIGGLFVIISLSVIIQVASFKLTGKRVFRMAPLQHHFELKGWNEVTIVVRFWIVAGILAGIGLGIFYLDALPRLTS; encoded by the coding sequence GTGATCGCGATCATCATCTCCGGGGCGATCGCACTCGTGCTGTCGATCTTCGGCACGCCCCTGTTCATCAAGGCCCTCGAGCGCCGCGGCTACGGGCAGTTCATCCGTGACGACGGCCCCACCACGCATGCCACCAAGCGCGGCACTCCCACCATGGGCGGCGTCGCGATCATCCTCGCGGTCCTGGCGGCGTACTTCCTCACCCACCTGGTGCTGTGGACCTCGCCCAGCGTCTCCGTGCTGCTGGTGCTGTTCCTGGCCGTCGGCCTCGGGATCGTCGGCTTCCTCGACGACTACCTCAAGATCTCCCAGCAGGACAGCACGGGGCTGCGCCCCCGGTACAAGCTGCTCGGCCAGTTCCTGGTCGCGACCGCCTTCGCCGTGATGGCGCTGCTGTTCCCCGACGAGAACGGGCTGACCCCCGCGTCCCTGCACATCTCCTTCGTGCGGGACGTCCCCTGGCTGGACCTCGCTTTCCTGGGCACCGTGGTCGGTTTCCTGCTCTTCGCCATCTGGGCGAACTTCCTGGTCGCCGCCTGGTCCAACGGAGTGAACCTCACCGACGGGCTCGACGGCCTCGCCAGCGGCGCGACGATCATCTTCACCGCCGCCTACCTGATCATCAGCTTCTGGCAGTGGCGACAGGTGTGCAACGTCGATCTCGACGCCGGGGGACTGGTGCACTGCTACGACGCCCGCGACCCGCTGGACACCGCGGTGCTGTGCGCAGCGATCATCGGCGCCTGCGTCGGCTTCCTGTGGTGGAACACCTCGCCCGCCAAGATCTTCATGGGCGACACCGGCTCGCTAGCCCTCGGCGGCGCGATCGCGGGCCTGACCATCATCTCCCGCACCGAGATCGTCGGCGCCGTCATCGGTGGCCTGTTCGTGATCATCTCGCTGTCGGTCATCATCCAGGTCGCCAGCTTCAAGCTCACCGGGAAGCGCGTGTTCCGGATGGCGCCGCTGCAGCACCACTTCGAGCTCAAGGGCTGGAACGAGGTCACCATCGTGGTGCGCTTCTGGATCGTGGCAGGCATCCTCGCCGGTATCGGACTGGGCATCTTCTACCTCGACGCCCTGCCGAGGCTCACGTCATGA
- the murD gene encoding UDP-N-acetylmuramoyl-L-alanine--D-glutamate ligase has translation MTAQPAGLAAEERSWPGLDVSGLRILVTGFGVSGYAVADQTMQRGAQVLVIDGADAPALRERAQILEVLGVEFRLGAEHLLALPQDRTIDLVVTSPGWRPDQPLLVAAQAAGIPVWSEIELARRMQAADGPAWLGITGTNGKTTTVTMLESILHQAGLRAVACGNVGLPVIEAALDPEGFEVLALELSSFQLHWTEHLDCEAAVVLNISADHLDWHGGAEAYAAAKGRIFEGARTACVYNVADSVTRHLVEEADVVEGARAVGLTLGVPGPSELGLIDGVLVDRAFLAERRSAAAELATLEDLAHLGPQGAGPHLVLDALAAAALARAHGIEARAVRDGLRAYRIGSHRAQHLATIDGIDYVDDTKATNPAAAAASLRSAARVVWIAGGDVKGADLDPLVAAVRDRLVAVVLLGIDPEPFTTALSRHAPEIPLRRIDPGDTGGDAGRSRLMDDAVQAARTLAEPGDVVLLAPAAASIDQFRDYAERGDLFAAAVSRLPGERA, from the coding sequence ATGACCGCGCAGCCGGCCGGACTCGCGGCCGAGGAGCGTTCCTGGCCCGGCCTGGACGTCAGCGGGCTGCGGATCCTGGTGACGGGTTTCGGGGTCTCCGGCTATGCCGTCGCGGATCAGACCATGCAGCGCGGCGCGCAGGTGCTCGTCATCGACGGAGCCGACGCCCCCGCATTGCGCGAGCGCGCCCAGATCCTCGAGGTGCTCGGAGTGGAGTTCCGCCTCGGCGCGGAGCACCTCCTCGCACTCCCGCAGGACCGCACGATCGACCTGGTGGTCACCTCCCCGGGCTGGCGGCCCGATCAGCCCCTGCTGGTCGCCGCCCAGGCCGCCGGGATCCCCGTCTGGAGCGAGATCGAGCTGGCGCGCCGGATGCAGGCCGCCGACGGTCCCGCCTGGCTGGGCATCACCGGCACCAACGGCAAGACCACCACCGTCACCATGCTCGAGTCGATCCTGCACCAGGCCGGGCTGCGGGCGGTCGCCTGTGGGAACGTCGGCCTGCCCGTCATCGAGGCCGCACTGGACCCCGAGGGCTTCGAGGTGCTGGCTCTCGAGCTGTCGAGCTTCCAGCTGCACTGGACCGAGCATCTGGACTGCGAGGCGGCCGTGGTGCTGAACATCAGCGCCGACCACCTGGACTGGCACGGCGGTGCGGAGGCCTACGCCGCGGCCAAGGGCCGGATCTTCGAGGGCGCGCGCACCGCCTGCGTGTACAACGTCGCCGACTCCGTGACCCGGCATCTGGTCGAGGAGGCCGACGTGGTCGAGGGAGCGCGGGCCGTCGGCCTCACTCTGGGGGTCCCCGGGCCCTCCGAGCTCGGCCTGATCGACGGCGTCCTGGTGGACCGGGCCTTCCTCGCCGAGCGCCGCTCCGCGGCCGCTGAGCTCGCCACGCTCGAGGACCTCGCCCACCTGGGTCCGCAGGGCGCCGGCCCCCACCTCGTGCTCGATGCCCTGGCCGCCGCCGCGCTCGCCCGGGCCCACGGGATCGAGGCCCGCGCGGTCCGCGACGGCCTGCGGGCGTACCGGATCGGCAGCCATCGCGCCCAGCACCTGGCCACCATCGACGGCATCGACTACGTCGACGACACCAAGGCGACGAACCCCGCTGCCGCGGCCGCCTCCCTGCGCTCCGCAGCGCGCGTGGTCTGGATCGCCGGCGGTGACGTCAAGGGCGCCGATCTCGATCCCCTGGTCGCCGCGGTGCGCGACCGACTGGTCGCCGTCGTGCTGCTGGGCATCGATCCGGAACCGTTCACGACCGCTCTGTCGCGACACGCACCGGAGATCCCCCTGCGGCGCATCGATCCGGGTGACACTGGCGGCGACGCCGGGCGATCCCGGCTGATGGACGACGCGGTGCAGGCCGCTCGCACGCTCGCCGAGCCCGGTGACGTGGTGCTGCTGGCTCCCGCGGCCGCCTCCATCGACCAGTTCCGTGACTACGCGGAACGGGGGGATCTGTTCGCGGCGGCCGTGAGCCGACTGCCAGGAGAGCGCGCATGA
- the ftsW gene encoding putative lipid II flippase FtsW produces the protein MTMEDTRRGSRRDAPRSTEVVRPDEEQPLGNIGDRVRDGVAGWLRSPALDFYGLIVVATLLVSVGLVMVLSSSAVLNISRGNSGFAGLFRQGTFATMGLVLLILASLLPPGFYRRAAWPLLGIGLLLQCLVFVPGLGVEVDGNQNWIRIADLTLQPSEFLKLALAVWLGALLSMKRPLLHRPAHLLFPLVPGVLLSLGLVMLGHDLGTMLIMAMLVAAAMWVAGIPRRWFALAGAAGLLGIIVLTITSANRMARITNWLHGICEGDSCYQSDQGLMGLAEGGWWGVGLGESRQKWGRLPAAQDDYIFAILGEELGLIGTLGVLLLFTVFALIMARMITRLDDGFMQITVAGISAWLLGQAFVNMMVVTGLLPVIGVPLPFISSGGSALLASMLALGVLISFARREPGAAEAIGARLHSVRSSISVLPAPRGRTAEPAVARSAPAKRSAGTVKRSGGTAKRRTGSAKRSAPAERPATSRPRTARGGASPSSRRS, from the coding sequence ATGACGATGGAGGACACCCGCCGAGGATCCCGTCGCGATGCACCTCGCTCCACCGAGGTGGTGCGGCCCGACGAGGAGCAGCCGCTGGGCAACATCGGCGACCGCGTCCGGGACGGTGTCGCCGGTTGGCTGCGGTCCCCGGCGCTCGACTTCTACGGACTGATCGTCGTCGCCACGCTGCTGGTCAGCGTGGGCCTGGTGATGGTGCTGTCCTCCTCCGCAGTCCTCAACATCTCCCGCGGCAACTCCGGCTTCGCCGGGCTGTTCCGCCAGGGCACGTTCGCCACGATGGGGCTGGTGCTGCTGATCCTCGCCTCGCTGCTGCCTCCGGGCTTCTACCGCCGGGCGGCGTGGCCGCTGCTCGGCATCGGTCTCCTGCTGCAGTGCCTGGTCTTCGTCCCCGGCCTGGGCGTCGAGGTCGACGGCAACCAGAACTGGATCCGGATCGCCGATCTGACGCTCCAGCCCTCCGAGTTCCTCAAGCTCGCGCTCGCCGTCTGGCTCGGGGCCCTGCTCTCCATGAAGCGACCGCTCCTGCACCGGCCCGCGCATCTGCTCTTCCCCCTGGTCCCCGGAGTCCTCCTCTCCCTCGGCCTCGTGATGCTCGGACACGACCTGGGCACCATGCTGATCATGGCCATGCTCGTGGCCGCGGCGATGTGGGTGGCGGGCATCCCGCGGCGCTGGTTCGCCCTCGCGGGTGCCGCAGGTCTGCTCGGGATCATCGTCCTGACCATCACCAGTGCGAACCGCATGGCGCGCATCACGAACTGGCTCCACGGGATCTGCGAGGGCGACTCCTGCTATCAGTCGGACCAGGGGCTGATGGGCCTCGCCGAGGGCGGCTGGTGGGGCGTGGGGCTCGGCGAGTCCCGCCAGAAATGGGGCCGGCTCCCCGCTGCGCAGGACGACTACATCTTCGCGATCCTCGGGGAGGAGCTCGGCCTGATCGGCACCCTCGGCGTGCTGCTGCTGTTCACGGTCTTCGCACTGATCATGGCGCGGATGATCACCCGTCTCGACGACGGTTTCATGCAGATCACCGTGGCCGGCATCAGTGCCTGGCTGCTCGGGCAGGCCTTCGTGAACATGATGGTCGTCACCGGTCTGCTGCCCGTCATCGGGGTGCCTCTGCCGTTCATCTCCTCCGGCGGCTCCGCGCTGCTGGCGTCCATGCTCGCCCTCGGCGTGCTGATCTCCTTCGCACGTCGGGAACCGGGGGCCGCAGAGGCCATCGGTGCTCGGCTGCACTCGGTGCGCAGCTCCATCAGCGTGCTGCCGGCGCCCCGAGGACGCACTGCGGAGCCCGCGGTCGCACGCTCTGCTCCCGCGAAGCGCTCGGCCGGCACCGTGAAGCGCTCGGGCGGCACCGCGAAGCGCCGGACCGGCTCAGCGAAGCGCTCGGCGCCGGCGGAGCGCCCCGCGACCTCCCGCCCGCGGACTGCACGCGGCGGCGCCTCCCCCTCCTCCCGAAGGTCCTGA